The following proteins are co-located in the Candidatus Accumulibacter cognatus genome:
- a CDS encoding BrnT family toxin: MLFYFDWDTNKARANLAKHEVSFRLATSVFRDALALTNFDEGHSDDEDRWVTLGRAQNWQVLVVVHTSEESIRMEMHIRIISARRADRQKCATMTAMTFMIGVPGKVVTSGQRRQTPGRKLGAESAALADPRLDQQGGLMA; the protein is encoded by the coding sequence ATGTTATTCTACTTCGATTGGGACACCAACAAGGCGAGAGCCAATCTGGCCAAGCATGAGGTATCGTTCCGATTGGCAACCTCGGTGTTTCGGGATGCGCTGGCGCTGACGAACTTCGACGAGGGTCACAGCGATGACGAGGACCGCTGGGTGACGCTGGGACGGGCGCAAAACTGGCAGGTTCTGGTGGTGGTCCATACCAGCGAGGAATCAATCAGGATGGAAATGCACATCCGCATCATTTCGGCGCGTCGTGCCGATCGGCAGAAGTGCGCGACGATGACAGCCATGACTTTCATGATCGGAGTGCCTGGAAAAGTCGTCACCTCAGGCCAACGGCGGCAAACGCCAGGCCGGAAACTCGGCGCGGAAAGTGCTGCCCTCGCCGACCCGCGACTCGATCAGCAGGGCGGCCTGATGGCGTAG
- the pstB gene encoding phosphate ABC transporter ATP-binding protein PstB, protein MSALQQAADGEAILAVRDLSFYYGDFRGLNKVSLDIAQNKVTAFIGPSGCGKSTLLRTFNRMYDLYPGQRAEGQIIFHGRNLLDRKQDVNLLRARIGMVFQKPTPFPMTVYENIAFGVRLYEPLAKSDMDERVEWALRKAALWEETRNKLQQSGLSLSGGQQQRLCIARTIAVKPDVVLLDEPTSALDPLSTAKIEELINELKSDYSIAIVTHNMQQAARISDYTAFMYLGELIEFGNTRELFVKPKKQQTEDYITGRFG, encoded by the coding sequence ATGTCCGCCCTTCAACAAGCTGCCGACGGCGAAGCCATTCTGGCAGTCCGCGACCTGAGTTTCTATTACGGCGACTTCCGGGGCCTCAACAAGGTTTCTTTGGACATCGCACAAAACAAGGTGACGGCGTTCATCGGCCCTTCCGGTTGCGGCAAGTCCACCCTGCTGAGGACCTTCAACCGCATGTACGATCTCTATCCGGGCCAGCGTGCGGAAGGGCAGATCATCTTCCATGGCCGGAACCTGCTTGACAGGAAACAGGATGTCAATCTGCTGCGTGCCAGGATTGGCATGGTCTTCCAGAAGCCGACGCCGTTTCCGATGACCGTCTACGAAAACATTGCTTTCGGTGTGCGGCTCTACGAACCCCTGGCAAAGTCCGACATGGACGAGCGCGTCGAATGGGCCTTGCGCAAGGCGGCCTTGTGGGAAGAAACCAGAAACAAATTGCAGCAGAGCGGGCTGTCGCTGTCGGGCGGCCAGCAGCAGCGCTTGTGTATCGCGCGCACGATCGCGGTCAAACCCGATGTGGTGCTGCTGGATGAACCCACGTCCGCGCTGGATCCGCTGTCCACCGCCAAGATCGAGGAGTTGATCAACGAACTCAAGTCCGATTACTCGATTGCCATCGTCACCCACAACATGCAACAGGCGGCGCGCATCTCCGATTACACGGCATTCATGTATCTCGGTGAATTGATCGAATTTGGCAATACCCGGGAGCTGTTCGTCAAGCCGAAAAAGCAGCAGACCGAGGACTACATTACCGGGCGCTTCGGCTGA
- the pstA gene encoding phosphate ABC transporter permease PstA, whose product MNRYSRRILTNRIGIGLSMLAMAFGLLALLWILWTLFYNGFAALSWDLFTRDTPAPGSEGGGLRNAIVGSLLIVGVTALVSTPIGILAGIYLAEFGGKSRFAAATRFVTDIMLSAPSIVVGLFVYALAVATLGGFSGWAGSLALSLIAIPVVVRTTENMLLLVPGSLREAAFAVGAPHWQVSLKVTLRAVKAGVLTGILLAIARVTGETAPLLFTALNNQFYSTDMSQPMGNLPVVIFQFAMSPYDNWVNLAWGGALLIALMVLAINIVARVLFRKKTSD is encoded by the coding sequence ATGAATCGCTATTCTCGCCGGATCCTGACCAACCGCATCGGCATTGGCCTGTCGATGCTGGCGATGGCCTTCGGTCTGCTCGCCTTGCTGTGGATTCTCTGGACCCTGTTCTATAACGGCTTCGCGGCGCTGAGCTGGGATTTGTTCACCCGGGACACGCCGGCACCCGGCAGTGAAGGGGGCGGGCTGCGCAATGCGATCGTCGGCAGCCTGCTGATCGTTGGCGTCACCGCTCTGGTCTCGACGCCGATCGGAATTCTCGCCGGCATCTACCTGGCCGAATTTGGCGGCAAGTCCCGATTCGCCGCCGCGACCCGTTTCGTTACCGACATCATGCTGTCGGCACCTTCGATCGTCGTTGGACTGTTCGTCTACGCTCTGGCGGTGGCGACCCTGGGCGGCTTCTCCGGCTGGGCGGGGTCGCTGGCCTTGTCGCTGATCGCCATTCCGGTGGTGGTGCGAACAACCGAGAACATGCTGCTGCTGGTGCCCGGCAGCCTGCGCGAGGCGGCTTTCGCGGTCGGCGCGCCGCACTGGCAGGTGTCCTTGAAAGTCACCCTGCGTGCGGTCAAGGCGGGTGTGCTGACCGGCATCCTGCTGGCCATCGCCCGGGTCACCGGAGAAACCGCGCCGCTCTTGTTTACCGCGCTGAACAACCAGTTCTACAGTACCGACATGTCGCAACCGATGGGCAACCTGCCGGTGGTGATCTTCCAGTTCGCGATGAGCCCGTACGACAACTGGGTGAACCTGGCGTGGGGCGGTGCGCTGCTGATTGCCCTGATGGTGCTCGCGATCAACATCGTCGCACGCGTCCTGTTCCGCAAGAAAACCTCAGACTAG
- the tsaE gene encoding tRNA (adenosine(37)-N6)-threonylcarbamoyltransferase complex ATPase subunit type 1 TsaE: protein MVVWLDGDLGAGKTTLVRALLRARHHAGPVKSPTYTLVEIYVISRIYWYHFDFYRFNFPEEFLDAGLAEYFRDDSICLVEWPEKAAGYVPLPDLVVRLQFSGRGRLLGVFASSVEGEECLKALQSGWPDAAS, encoded by the coding sequence ATGGTGGTCTGGCTCGACGGTGACCTTGGCGCCGGCAAGACGACGCTGGTACGCGCACTGTTGCGTGCACGCCATCATGCCGGGCCGGTCAAGAGTCCAACCTATACATTGGTTGAAATTTATGTGATTTCGAGGATATACTGGTATCACTTTGATTTCTATCGTTTCAACTTTCCAGAAGAGTTTTTGGATGCAGGCCTTGCCGAGTACTTCCGCGACGATTCCATCTGCTTGGTCGAGTGGCCTGAAAAGGCTGCTGGCTACGTACCGCTCCCCGATCTGGTCGTTCGCTTGCAATTTTCCGGGCGTGGGCGGCTGCTCGGCGTCTTCGCGTCTAGCGTGGAGGGAGAAGAATGTCTGAAAGCGCTGCAGAGCGGCTGGCCGGACGCCGCAAGCTGA
- the pstC gene encoding phosphate ABC transporter permease subunit PstC: MSAVMSTRRPIRSDLQARQIRKFKLQDTIFHQLTLLFALIVLAALTGILIALAIEALPAFREFGAAFLWTNVWNVPEAQFGALSAIYGTVVTSAIALLIAVPVSFGIALFLTETCPAWLRRPLGTAIELLAGVPSIIYGIWGLFVFAPLFAREVQPLLQTLFGDLPVIGGWFAGPPIGVGIFAAGIVLSLMVIPFIASVMRDVFETVPAQLKESAYGLGCTTWEVVTGVVLPYTRVGVIGGIMLGLGRALGETMAVTFVIGNANRIVGSLFAPGTSIASTLANEFGEADPGLHISALFALGLVLFVITFVVLAISRWLIRRGLARQGK, translated from the coding sequence ATGAGCGCAGTGATGTCCACCCGCAGACCCATCAGGTCCGATCTCCAGGCCAGACAGATCAGAAAGTTCAAGCTTCAGGACACGATCTTTCATCAACTGACCCTGCTGTTCGCCCTGATTGTCCTGGCCGCGCTTACGGGCATATTGATCGCCCTGGCGATTGAAGCGCTACCGGCGTTCAGGGAATTCGGTGCGGCTTTCCTGTGGACCAATGTCTGGAACGTTCCGGAAGCGCAGTTCGGCGCGCTCAGCGCCATCTACGGCACCGTGGTGACCTCGGCCATTGCACTGCTCATCGCCGTGCCGGTCAGTTTCGGCATCGCCCTGTTTCTCACCGAAACCTGCCCGGCCTGGCTGCGTCGCCCGCTGGGTACCGCCATCGAACTGCTGGCCGGGGTGCCTTCGATCATCTATGGCATCTGGGGGTTGTTCGTGTTTGCGCCACTGTTCGCCAGAGAGGTGCAACCGCTTCTGCAAACGCTTTTCGGCGACCTGCCGGTGATCGGCGGCTGGTTTGCCGGTCCACCGATTGGTGTCGGTATTTTCGCCGCCGGCATCGTGTTGTCGCTGATGGTGATTCCCTTCATCGCCTCGGTGATGCGTGACGTCTTCGAAACGGTGCCGGCACAACTCAAGGAATCGGCGTATGGTCTCGGCTGCACCACCTGGGAAGTCGTCACCGGCGTGGTCTTGCCCTACACCCGCGTCGGCGTCATCGGTGGCATCATGCTGGGGCTGGGCCGCGCACTCGGAGAAACGATGGCCGTCACCTTCGTGATCGGCAACGCCAACCGCATCGTCGGCAGCCTGTTCGCGCCGGGAACCTCGATCGCCTCGACGCTGGCCAATGAATTCGGTGAAGCCGACCCCGGCCTGCATATTTCCGCCTTGTTCGCCCTCGGCCTGGTTCTTTTCGTCATCACCTTCGTGGTGCTGGCAATTTCTCGCTGGTTGATCCGGCGCGGCCTTGCCAGGCAAGGCAAGTGA
- the queG gene encoding tRNA epoxyqueuosine(34) reductase QueG, with amino-acid sequence MMACTQQCAYQRRLAGAKVTVEPDHHARMEQRRQLVAKGVGCHLIRQVQGQRRRLIIRIMHAGNSQTDANLPNGQTDYAHVVRRIRQWGQELGFASIGIARAELAEATPRLMRWLALGRHGEMDYMAKHAALRAAPERLLPEVLSVISVRLPYWPVAADASAQLADGERAYVSRYALGRDYHKTLRSRLQKLIDRLRHEAASLGLATPFACRAFSDSAPVMETEFAVQAGVAWRGKHTLSLTREGSWHFLGEIYTTLPLPPDQAIHDHCGDCRRCLDACPTAAIVAPYEVDARLCISYLTIELPGTIPVALRPLIGNRIYGCDDCQLCCPWNRFARLGDADFAVRNGLDATPLTALFAWSENEFNTRLAGSAIRRIGHQRWLRNIAVALGNAPSSPAIFAALAARQDDPSPLLREHVAWALAAQAGRHREPLDDAHGHG; translated from the coding sequence ATGATGGCGTGCACGCAACAGTGCGCGTACCAGCGTCGTCTTGCCGGCGCCAAGGTCACCGTCGAGCCAGACCACCATGCCAGGATGGAGCAACGGCGCCAGTTGGTGGCCAAAGGCGTCGGTTGCCACCTCATCCGGCAGGTGCAGGGTCAACGTAGACGACTTATCATCCGGATCATGCACGCAGGGAACTCCCAAACAGACGCGAATCTGCCAAACGGCCAGACCGATTATGCCCACGTCGTCAGACGGATCAGACAATGGGGACAGGAACTCGGCTTTGCCTCGATCGGCATCGCCCGCGCCGAGCTTGCCGAGGCGACGCCACGGCTGATGCGCTGGCTGGCACTCGGCCGGCATGGCGAGATGGATTATATGGCCAAACACGCCGCCTTGCGCGCTGCGCCGGAACGCCTGCTGCCGGAAGTGCTATCGGTCATCTCGGTCCGCCTGCCCTACTGGCCGGTGGCTGCCGATGCGTCGGCGCAACTCGCCGACGGCGAACGCGCCTACGTCTCGCGCTACGCGCTGGGACGCGACTACCACAAGACGCTTCGCAGCCGCCTGCAGAAGCTCATCGACCGCCTCCGACACGAAGCCGCATCGCTGGGACTGGCCACGCCTTTCGCTTGCCGCGCGTTTTCCGATTCGGCACCGGTCATGGAGACCGAGTTCGCGGTACAGGCGGGCGTTGCCTGGCGCGGCAAGCATACGCTGTCGTTGACGCGCGAGGGATCGTGGCATTTTCTCGGCGAGATCTACACCACCCTGCCGCTGCCACCCGACCAGGCGATCCATGATCACTGCGGTGACTGCCGGCGTTGCCTCGATGCCTGCCCCACCGCGGCGATCGTCGCCCCCTACGAAGTCGACGCCCGCTTGTGCATTTCCTACCTGACGATCGAATTGCCGGGAACCATCCCGGTAGCGCTGCGGCCCTTGATCGGCAACCGCATCTACGGCTGCGACGACTGCCAGTTATGTTGCCCGTGGAACCGCTTCGCCCGGCTTGGTGATGCCGATTTTGCCGTTCGCAACGGTCTCGATGCGACGCCACTGACCGCCCTCTTCGCCTGGAGCGAAAATGAGTTCAACACGCGCCTGGCGGGCAGCGCGATTCGCCGGATCGGACACCAGCGCTGGCTGCGCAATATCGCCGTCGCGCTCGGCAACGCCCCCAGCTCGCCGGCGATCTTCGCGGCCCTGGCAGCGCGTCAGGACGACCCCTCGCCGCTGCTGCGCGAGCATGTCGCCTGGGCGCTGGCCGCACAGGCCGGTCGGCATCGTGAGCCGCTCGACGACGCCCACGGTCACGGCTGA
- the phoR gene encoding phosphate regulon sensor histidine kinase PhoR gives MNAAVPGFAKILLSGVLPIVAPALLLGLIHGAAWGWATAALGLLLIVLMQTRRLTVLAAWLDAPDRARVPDAGGAWGEVFTRLSRRLHHDARRVEEVEAELQSFREAMDAVPDGLVILDASHQIQWSNRAAGEHLSIRLPRDDGAIIEQLVRLPGFADYLGNPDGQAPFILRSKAARSRVYAIRAVPLGKHKQLLVSLDVTDAHRVEAMRSTFVANVSHELRTPLTVVSGFLEHFTDGGVMSAEQRLYFARIMSDQTKRMLSLVDDLLTLSRLEAEDAPASEEEVEMDPLLAQLLSEAQSLSEGRHGIQILCHGPALRGNRKELHSAFGNLVSNAIRYTPAGGEIRIEWGTRDRLGVFSVQDSGVGIPAEHLPRLTERFYRVDRGRSRETGGTGLGLAIVKHILLRHQAALLIESRVGEGSTFRAEFPAWRLPPLA, from the coding sequence ATGAATGCTGCCGTACCAGGGTTCGCGAAGATCCTGCTGAGCGGTGTGCTGCCGATCGTTGCGCCGGCGCTGCTGCTCGGTTTGATCCATGGCGCAGCCTGGGGCTGGGCGACCGCGGCGCTCGGCTTGCTGCTGATCGTCCTGATGCAGACCCGGCGGCTGACGGTCCTGGCGGCGTGGCTCGATGCCCCGGATCGTGCCCGAGTGCCTGACGCCGGTGGCGCCTGGGGCGAAGTCTTCACTAGGCTGTCGCGCCGGTTGCATCATGATGCCCGCCGGGTCGAGGAAGTCGAGGCCGAACTGCAGTCGTTCCGGGAGGCCATGGACGCTGTTCCCGACGGTCTGGTGATCCTCGACGCCAGTCACCAGATCCAGTGGAGCAATCGCGCCGCCGGCGAACACCTGAGCATCCGCTTGCCGCGCGATGACGGGGCGATCATCGAACAACTGGTGCGCCTTCCAGGCTTTGCCGATTACCTCGGCAACCCCGATGGGCAGGCTCCCTTCATCCTCCGGTCGAAGGCCGCGCGCAGCCGCGTCTATGCCATTCGCGCCGTCCCTCTGGGGAAGCACAAGCAGTTGCTGGTCAGTCTCGATGTGACCGATGCCCACCGCGTCGAGGCGATGCGCAGTACCTTCGTGGCCAATGTGTCACACGAGCTGCGTACGCCCCTGACCGTGGTCAGTGGTTTTCTGGAACACTTCACCGACGGTGGCGTGATGAGTGCCGAACAGCGGCTGTACTTCGCGCGCATCATGAGCGACCAGACAAAACGTATGCTGAGCCTGGTCGACGATCTTCTGACCTTGTCGAGGCTCGAAGCGGAAGACGCACCGGCGAGCGAGGAGGAAGTCGAAATGGACCCACTGCTGGCGCAGTTGCTGTCCGAAGCGCAGAGCCTCAGCGAAGGCCGGCATGGTATTCAGATCCTATGTCATGGTCCGGCCCTGCGGGGAAACCGCAAGGAGTTGCACAGCGCTTTCGGCAATCTGGTTTCCAACGCCATTCGCTACACGCCGGCCGGCGGCGAGATTCGCATCGAATGGGGAACCCGTGATCGGCTCGGTGTCTTTTCCGTGCAGGACTCCGGTGTCGGCATTCCCGCCGAGCATCTGCCCCGCCTGACCGAACGCTTCTACCGCGTCGACCGGGGTCGCTCACGCGAGACCGGTGGTACCGGTCTTGGTCTGGCGATCGTCAAGCACATTCTGCTACGCCATCAGGCCGCCCTGCTGATCGAGTCGCGGGTCGGCGAGGGCAGCACTTTCCGCGCCGAGTTTCCGGCCTGGCGTTTGCCGCCGTTGGCCTGA
- the phoB gene encoding phosphate regulon transcriptional regulator PhoB, with translation MNPSVSSLPRVLVVEDDRGIQELLRFTLVCGSYQPVCADTAEEAETLLRETLPDIALIDWMLPGKSGLALVGKLRNERRTRSMPIILLTARGEEADRVAGLEGGADDYIVKPFSTKELLARVQAVLRRCAPEFAKGTLSAGPIELDTVSHEARVLGLRITLTPTEFRLLRFLMANAGRVYTRQQLLDNVWGDHVYIEDRTVDIHIRRLRVALGPVAEQMVETVRGTGYKLGTLPASPLPAA, from the coding sequence ATGAACCCATCGGTTTCCAGCCTGCCACGGGTGCTCGTCGTCGAGGACGACCGAGGCATTCAGGAGCTTTTGCGCTTCACGCTCGTCTGCGGCAGCTACCAGCCGGTCTGTGCCGACACCGCCGAAGAGGCTGAAACGCTGCTGCGTGAAACGCTGCCCGACATCGCGCTGATCGACTGGATGCTGCCCGGCAAGTCCGGGCTGGCACTGGTCGGCAAGCTTCGCAACGAACGGCGAACGCGCAGCATGCCGATCATCCTTCTGACCGCGCGTGGCGAGGAAGCCGATCGTGTTGCCGGGCTCGAAGGCGGCGCCGACGACTACATCGTCAAGCCCTTCAGCACCAAGGAACTGCTGGCGCGCGTGCAGGCAGTCCTGCGCCGCTGCGCTCCCGAGTTTGCCAAGGGTACGCTGAGTGCGGGCCCGATCGAGCTGGACACCGTCAGCCACGAAGCGCGCGTGCTCGGCCTGCGGATCACCCTGACCCCGACCGAATTCCGGCTACTGCGTTTCCTGATGGCCAATGCCGGACGCGTCTATACGCGCCAGCAACTGCTCGACAACGTCTGGGGCGATCACGTCTATATCGAGGACCGCACCGTCGACATCCACATCCGGCGCTTGCGCGTCGCTCTCGGGCCAGTCGCCGAGCAGATGGTCGAGACCGTGCGCGGGACCGGTTACAAACTCGGCACCTTGCCGGCATCGCCACTGCCGGCCGCATGA
- a CDS encoding electron transfer flavoprotein-ubiquinone oxidoreductase, translated as MEREAMEYDVVIVGAGPAGLSAAIRLKQLNPDLAVMVLEKGSEVGAHILSGALFESRPLDELLPDWQARGAPLKTPVSEDQVYLYRSETSAVKLPNFAVPAPMHNNGNWIISLGSLCRWLAGQAEALGVEIFPGFAAAEILYHDDGSVKGVATGDMGRDKHGAEKDSFQPGLELHAKYTLFAEGARGQLGKELLARYDLAANATAQHYGLGIKELWQIDPAKHQPGLVVHGAGWPLSEHGATGGSFLYHMEDHQVVVGLIVDLNYANPYLSPFEEFQRFKSQTKIRPYLEGGKRLCYGARAITKGGLNSLPKQTFPGGLLLGCDAGTLNFAKIKGVHTAMKSGMLAAETVHAALQAGDQGRSDLVAYAQAFKDSWLYAELYRARNFGPALHKFGTFMGGAFNWIQQNLFGGRMFFTLKDKTSDHEQLAPAARYQPIPYAKPDGQLTFDRLSSVFVSNTAHEEEQPVHLQLLDSAKAIAINYKEYASPEQRYCPAGVYEIVEEAGGARLQINASNCLHCKTCDIKDPTQNIRWVAPEGGGGPNYPNM; from the coding sequence ATGGAACGTGAAGCAATGGAATACGATGTGGTGATTGTCGGCGCGGGTCCGGCGGGTTTGAGCGCGGCGATTCGCCTCAAACAGCTGAATCCAGACCTGGCGGTGATGGTGCTGGAGAAGGGGTCGGAGGTCGGTGCCCACATCCTTTCGGGCGCCCTCTTCGAGAGCCGGCCGCTCGATGAACTATTGCCCGACTGGCAGGCCAGAGGAGCCCCGCTGAAGACCCCGGTCAGCGAGGATCAGGTCTATCTCTATCGTAGCGAGACCTCGGCGGTGAAGCTGCCCAATTTTGCCGTCCCGGCACCGATGCACAACAACGGCAACTGGATCATCAGTCTGGGAAGCCTCTGTCGCTGGCTCGCCGGGCAGGCGGAAGCGCTGGGAGTCGAGATTTTCCCGGGTTTTGCCGCTGCCGAGATTCTCTACCACGACGACGGTTCGGTGAAAGGCGTGGCCACCGGCGACATGGGCCGTGACAAGCACGGCGCAGAGAAGGACAGCTTTCAGCCTGGCCTTGAGTTGCACGCCAAATACACGCTATTTGCCGAGGGTGCGCGCGGTCAGCTCGGCAAGGAGCTGCTCGCCCGCTACGATCTTGCCGCCAACGCGACCGCCCAGCACTATGGCCTGGGGATCAAGGAGCTCTGGCAGATCGATCCCGCGAAACACCAGCCCGGGCTGGTGGTCCATGGCGCCGGCTGGCCGCTCAGCGAGCACGGAGCTACAGGGGGGTCATTTCTCTACCACATGGAAGATCATCAGGTCGTGGTCGGCCTGATCGTTGATCTCAATTACGCCAATCCCTATCTCTCGCCCTTCGAGGAATTTCAACGCTTCAAGTCGCAGACCAAGATCCGGCCGTATCTCGAAGGGGGAAAGCGCCTTTGCTATGGAGCGCGGGCGATTACCAAGGGCGGGCTGAACAGCCTGCCGAAACAGACCTTCCCTGGCGGGTTGCTGCTCGGCTGTGACGCCGGTACGCTGAATTTTGCCAAGATCAAGGGGGTGCACACCGCCATGAAGTCGGGAATGCTGGCCGCCGAAACGGTCCATGCGGCGCTGCAGGCCGGAGACCAGGGGCGTAGCGACCTCGTGGCTTACGCGCAGGCTTTCAAGGACAGCTGGCTGTATGCCGAACTCTATCGGGCACGCAATTTCGGGCCGGCCCTGCACAAGTTCGGCACCTTCATGGGTGGCGCATTCAACTGGATTCAACAGAATCTTTTCGGCGGTCGCATGTTCTTTACGCTCAAGGACAAGACCAGCGACCATGAGCAACTCGCCCCGGCTGCCCGCTATCAGCCCATCCCGTACGCCAAGCCGGACGGCCAGTTGACTTTCGACCGGCTGTCATCGGTCTTTGTCTCCAATACGGCGCACGAGGAAGAACAGCCCGTGCATCTGCAGTTGCTCGACAGTGCCAAGGCCATCGCGATCAATTACAAGGAATATGCTTCTCCTGAGCAGCGTTACTGCCCGGCGGGTGTTTATGAGATCGTCGAGGAGGCCGGGGGCGCGCGCCTGCAGATCAATGCATCCAACTGCCTGCACTGCAAGACCTGTGACATCAAGGACCCGACGCAGAACATCCGTTGGGTGGCGCCAGAAGGTGGCGGCGGTCCCAACTATCCCAATATGTGA
- the phoU gene encoding phosphate signaling complex protein PhoU, which produces MSSHLSKQFDLELEGIRTRVLQMGGLVERQLMAAIDAFSTGNIEAMQEVVRTDAEVDAYEVGIDEDCTLLIARRQPAACDLRLVMAISRIVTDLERSGDKAAKIANKSRKLHRVSGQRIPRLSDLHHCGGLVTAMLQGALDSLARMDVDAARQVIKADKEIDAAFNSILRQLVTYMMEDPRTIGEALDIIWIAKAIERVGDHATNIAENVIYTVSGIDVRHTGSAARKAEKA; this is translated from the coding sequence ATGAGCAGTCATCTCAGCAAGCAGTTCGATCTCGAACTTGAAGGCATTCGTACCCGCGTCCTGCAGATGGGTGGCCTGGTCGAGAGGCAGTTGATGGCGGCGATCGACGCCTTCAGTACCGGCAATATCGAGGCCATGCAGGAAGTCGTCCGGACGGACGCTGAAGTGGATGCTTACGAAGTCGGTATCGATGAGGACTGCACACTGCTCATCGCACGCCGGCAACCCGCCGCTTGCGATCTGCGCTTGGTGATGGCCATCTCGCGAATTGTCACCGACCTCGAGCGCAGCGGCGACAAGGCGGCCAAGATCGCCAACAAGTCGCGCAAGCTGCATCGGGTCAGCGGGCAGCGCATCCCGCGACTGTCCGATCTTCATCATTGCGGTGGGCTGGTCACTGCAATGCTCCAGGGCGCACTTGACTCGCTGGCCCGCATGGATGTCGACGCGGCTCGCCAGGTGATCAAGGCGGACAAGGAGATCGATGCCGCTTTCAACTCGATTCTGCGACAACTGGTCACTTACATGATGGAGGATCCTCGCACGATCGGCGAGGCACTCGACATCATCTGGATCGCCAAGGCCATCGAACGGGTCGGTGATCACGCGACCAATATCGCCGAAAACGTCATCTACACCGTCAGCGGCATCGATGTTCGGCATACCGGTAGCGCTGCCAGGAAAGCGGAGAAGGCATGA